One part of the Bacteroidia bacterium genome encodes these proteins:
- a CDS encoding trigger factor has product MNITQESTGNLTANITVLLSPEDYKPQVTEELKKQAKKASMPGFRPGKVPFGLVRKMVGMPVLIEEVNKIVSKALSDYLRDEEINLLGDPMPNTQKTEDDFDVNCEKELDFVFEVGLAPQIEVDYKLKKKPTKYNISIDDAFLSEQIENFKDRFGEVSNPEEVAKGDIMYGRIHEVDGDGNAVEGGFDKMIALNPDRVESKSFFKPYIGKKVDEVFDLDVFKIAKKHADVAEVLFMQEDELKELKGKAMKMELKKINRVETAEMNEEFFGKVAASLQWTPEEGETELKIETEEAFKERMVKQLEKEFEENSKWFYRNEVQKGLMEGNKVDLPDEFLKRWMLKTQKDYTEERVETEYEDFSKSVTWSMIVENISKDEDIKVEEEDLKDSIRDFVRKNLPAMGDDGESREEEYINYIMQNQEMLEQHYRRIRDEKLYDVLEEKVGSKAGKITATKFVEMSKEEDK; this is encoded by the coding sequence ATGAATATTACCCAGGAAAGTACCGGGAATTTAACAGCAAACATTACCGTTCTTCTTAGCCCGGAAGATTACAAACCCCAGGTAACAGAAGAGCTGAAAAAACAAGCTAAAAAAGCTTCTATGCCAGGCTTCCGTCCTGGTAAAGTTCCATTTGGCCTGGTAAGGAAAATGGTGGGCATGCCGGTTTTGATCGAAGAGGTGAATAAAATTGTCAGCAAAGCGCTGAGTGATTATCTGAGAGATGAAGAGATCAACCTATTGGGAGATCCTATGCCCAATACCCAAAAAACAGAAGATGATTTCGATGTAAACTGTGAAAAGGAACTCGATTTTGTCTTTGAAGTAGGATTGGCTCCACAAATTGAAGTGGATTACAAACTCAAAAAGAAGCCTACCAAATACAACATTTCCATCGATGATGCTTTTCTAAGTGAGCAAATCGAAAATTTCAAAGATCGTTTTGGTGAGGTTAGCAATCCAGAAGAAGTAGCCAAAGGCGATATCATGTATGGAAGAATCCATGAAGTAGATGGAGACGGAAATGCAGTTGAAGGCGGATTTGATAAAATGATTGCCCTTAATCCTGATAGGGTTGAGTCCAAGTCATTCTTCAAGCCTTATATTGGCAAAAAAGTAGATGAGGTATTTGACCTTGATGTTTTCAAGATTGCCAAAAAACATGCAGACGTAGCTGAGGTCCTTTTCATGCAGGAAGATGAGCTGAAGGAGTTGAAGGGAAAAGCAATGAAAATGGAGTTGAAAAAGATCAACCGCGTTGAGACCGCTGAGATGAATGAAGAATTCTTTGGTAAAGTAGCTGCAAGTCTTCAGTGGACACCCGAAGAAGGAGAGACGGAATTGAAGATTGAAACAGAGGAGGCTTTCAAAGAGCGCATGGTTAAGCAACTAGAGAAAGAGTTTGAAGAAAACAGCAAATGGTTTTATAGGAATGAAGTGCAGAAGGGATTGATGGAGGGAAACAAAGTTGACCTCCCGGATGAATTCCTCAAAAGATGGATGCTGAAAACTCAAAAAGATTATACCGAAGAGCGTGTTGAAACTGAATATGAAGATTTCAGCAAGTCGGTTACCTGGTCTATGATCGTTGAGAATATCTCCAAGGACGAAGACATCAAAGTAGAAGAGGAAGACCTCAAGGATTCTATTCGTGATTTTGTTCGTAAAAATCTTCCTGCTATGGGAGATGATGGAGAATCCAGAGAAGAGGAGTACATCAACTACATCATGCAGAATCAGGAAATGCTCGAGCAGCATTACCGCCGGATTCGTGATGAAAAGCTGTATGATGTATTGGAGGAAAAAGTAGGATCAAAGGCAGGAAAGATCACTGCGACCAAATTTGTAGAAATGTCAAAAGAGGAAGACAAATAG
- a CDS encoding RelA/SpoT family protein: MPTTKNAEVEVDYEKLILRAYRHIIRPMRNTSRSEKAIIRKAFEMARDAHEGVKRKSGEPYILHPLAVAKIVVVEMGLEDTTSVVCALLHDTVEDTNMELADIKREFGNKAMAIIDGLTKISGTALDQIEISSKQAENFRKILLTISDDVRVVMIKLADRLHNMRTLGSMRQEKMLKIASETLYIYAPLAHRLGLYEIKTELEDLCFKFMEPAKYDRIKRKLEAIRTEDQNYIDRFMKGIKKALIPLDIDFMVKSRFKSIYSVYSKMIRKELPFEEIYDKYAIRIILETREGHEREDCWFVYSLISGIFQPNPKRLRDWITVPKDNGYESLHTTLMGPEGKWVEVQIRTERMDDIAEKGIAAHWKYKDDGEQQEEFITEWIGQIRNILQNPSLNALEAVREFKDNLQPNDVYVFTPKGELIRLPIHSTVLDFAYKIHSKIGHEAIGAKINNKVVSLDSEVRPGDQVEIITSKKQKPKKDWLRYVRTAKARDQIRLALRKERQEFVDQGRQLFLWKSRQYGVDEKHPMIKELLSYFKYPNIEELFYAIGTHKIDTKRIPEFIELKKAGKELDTSEWERLQKDHDDKWQAIGVDTDTLLLGKEQSIDNYGLGTCCGPLPGDDIIGLEENNRIVIHRTSCEEAVSFMSNYGSKIVKAKWASKSDVSFLAAIKVVGLDKQGMLNDIIRIISLRMKLNIRKVTIDAEDGMFEGVFHIYVRNIDELTQVMQKIENLKNVYTASRYEEDQKE; encoded by the coding sequence ATGCCCACGACAAAGAATGCAGAAGTAGAAGTCGACTATGAAAAGCTCATCTTGAGAGCTTATCGACATATCATTCGCCCGATGCGAAATACATCTCGTAGTGAGAAGGCCATTATCCGTAAGGCTTTCGAAATGGCACGAGATGCACATGAGGGAGTAAAACGTAAATCTGGAGAACCTTATATTCTCCATCCCCTTGCTGTTGCCAAAATTGTGGTGGTGGAAATGGGACTGGAAGATACTACTTCGGTAGTATGCGCTTTGCTTCATGATACGGTAGAAGATACCAATATGGAGTTGGCGGATATCAAGCGAGAGTTTGGAAATAAAGCCATGGCCATCATTGATGGCCTTACCAAAATTTCTGGTACTGCTCTGGATCAAATAGAAATCAGTTCCAAACAGGCTGAAAATTTCCGTAAGATTCTTTTAACCATTTCGGATGATGTTCGTGTGGTTATGATAAAACTTGCGGACCGCCTCCACAATATGCGGACACTGGGTTCTATGCGGCAGGAGAAAATGCTCAAAATTGCCTCTGAAACCCTGTATATATATGCGCCTCTGGCTCACAGATTAGGGCTCTATGAGATCAAGACTGAGTTGGAAGATCTCTGCTTCAAATTTATGGAGCCGGCCAAATATGACAGGATCAAGCGCAAACTGGAGGCGATTCGTACCGAGGATCAAAACTATATTGATCGCTTCATGAAAGGGATTAAAAAAGCCCTTATTCCCCTGGATATAGACTTTATGGTGAAAAGCAGATTTAAATCTATTTATTCTGTTTATTCTAAAATGATCCGTAAGGAATTACCCTTTGAAGAGATTTATGACAAATACGCGATTCGGATCATACTGGAAACCCGGGAAGGACATGAGCGGGAAGATTGTTGGTTCGTTTATTCCCTGATCTCTGGTATATTTCAACCCAATCCCAAAAGGCTTAGAGATTGGATTACGGTACCCAAAGACAATGGCTATGAATCCCTGCATACCACCCTTATGGGACCTGAAGGGAAATGGGTAGAAGTACAGATTCGTACAGAGCGCATGGACGATATCGCAGAGAAAGGGATCGCTGCTCATTGGAAATACAAGGACGATGGAGAGCAACAGGAAGAATTCATTACAGAATGGATTGGACAAATCAGAAATATCCTCCAGAATCCCAGCTTAAATGCTCTAGAGGCTGTTCGGGAATTTAAAGATAATCTACAGCCGAATGACGTATATGTATTTACCCCTAAGGGAGAACTCATACGTCTTCCCATTCACTCGACGGTTTTAGATTTTGCCTACAAAATCCATAGTAAAATCGGTCATGAAGCAATAGGGGCCAAGATCAATAACAAAGTAGTCAGCCTGGACTCCGAAGTTCGCCCTGGAGATCAGGTAGAGATCATTACTTCCAAAAAGCAGAAACCCAAAAAGGATTGGCTACGCTACGTACGGACAGCCAAAGCCCGTGACCAAATCAGGCTGGCCTTGCGTAAAGAGCGGCAGGAATTTGTCGATCAGGGTCGTCAATTATTTCTCTGGAAATCCCGTCAATATGGAGTAGATGAAAAGCATCCTATGATCAAGGAGCTGCTTTCCTATTTCAAATATCCCAATATAGAAGAGCTTTTTTATGCGATAGGAACCCATAAAATCGATACGAAACGCATACCGGAATTTATCGAATTGAAAAAAGCCGGGAAGGAGTTGGATACTTCTGAATGGGAGCGCCTGCAGAAGGATCATGATGATAAATGGCAAGCCATTGGGGTTGATACCGATACCCTGCTACTGGGTAAAGAACAAAGCATAGATAACTACGGACTGGGGACCTGTTGTGGTCCCTTGCCCGGCGATGATATCATAGGCCTAGAAGAGAATAATCGAATTGTTATTCATAGAACCAGTTGTGAAGAAGCGGTCTCCTTTATGTCCAATTATGGATCGAAGATCGTCAAAGCAAAATGGGCCTCTAAATCTGATGTGAGTTTCCTTGCAGCGATAAAAGTGGTAGGGCTGGATAAGCAAGGGATGCTCAATGACATTATCCGTATCATTTCGCTTCGGATGAAACTGAATATTCGAAAAGTTACCATAGATGCAGAAGACGGCATGTTTGAAGGGGTATTCCATATCTATGTTCGAAATATTGACGAACTCACACAGGTAATGCAGAAAATAGAGAATTTGAAAAATGTATATACAGCCAGTAGATATGAAGAGGATCAAAAAGAATAA
- a CDS encoding DUF1501 domain-containing protein: MKESNQMDRRSFIRKMNQASLAAMAATVPSLSFMSSCKEIRESTADTVILLWMAGGMCHTETFDPKSYTPFEKGMESKSVISTFPSSPTALDGIFFSEGLEEIGKVLDRGTLLRSYRAADLGHILHTRHQYHWHTCYEPPQSVQVPHMGAWISRELGPLNPVIPAFIDIGQRFTVGEGEELKAFHSSGFLGTEYGPFFIPEPEKGLSSVAPPKGMDLKRFESRNKLYKELIQQSPFEGNASTYQEESLMRSMEQAYRLLKSPDAKAFDLSQEPKETYDRYNTGRFGLGCLLARRLAEKGARFISVTTEYVPFLGWDTHENGHSRLKNMKEQIDRPIAQLIRDLEERGLLDRTLVVLASEFSRDMLMEGRPGKKVLDQVPVPDRVEALKHYGMHRHFTDGCSMLLFGGGSRKGYVHGETADERPFKAITEPVYIDQIHQSIYHCLGISPETHYTIEKRPFYTTPDGEGKIIPELLMKDPKLG, from the coding sequence ATGAAGGAGTCAAATCAGATGGATCGGAGAAGTTTCATCCGGAAAATGAATCAGGCGAGTCTAGCGGCTATGGCAGCGACTGTGCCGAGCCTGAGTTTCATGAGTAGTTGTAAAGAAATTCGGGAGAGTACAGCCGATACCGTGATTCTTTTATGGATGGCTGGAGGCATGTGTCATACAGAGACCTTCGACCCGAAAAGCTATACCCCTTTTGAAAAAGGCATGGAGAGCAAATCTGTGATCAGTACCTTCCCTTCTTCTCCAACGGCTCTGGATGGTATATTTTTTTCTGAAGGATTAGAGGAAATTGGAAAAGTACTGGATAGAGGGACTTTGCTGAGGTCTTATCGGGCAGCAGATTTGGGGCACATTCTCCATACCCGCCATCAATATCACTGGCATACCTGTTATGAGCCTCCCCAGTCTGTACAGGTGCCTCATATGGGTGCATGGATCTCTCGAGAATTAGGACCTTTAAATCCCGTCATTCCTGCATTCATAGATATTGGACAAAGATTTACAGTGGGAGAAGGGGAGGAGTTAAAAGCTTTTCATTCTTCTGGTTTTTTGGGAACCGAATATGGTCCCTTTTTCATTCCAGAACCGGAAAAAGGTCTGAGCAGTGTAGCTCCGCCCAAAGGAATGGACCTCAAGCGTTTTGAAAGTCGTAATAAGCTCTATAAAGAATTGATCCAGCAAAGTCCATTTGAAGGGAATGCCAGCACGTATCAAGAGGAGTCTCTCATGCGTTCTATGGAGCAAGCTTATCGCTTATTGAAATCTCCGGATGCGAAGGCATTTGACCTTTCACAAGAACCTAAAGAGACCTATGATCGCTACAATACCGGAAGATTTGGTCTGGGATGTCTATTGGCCAGAAGATTGGCGGAAAAAGGGGCGCGCTTTATCAGTGTGACAACAGAATATGTTCCCTTTCTGGGATGGGATACGCATGAAAATGGCCATAGCCGTTTGAAAAATATGAAAGAGCAAATCGATCGACCGATAGCTCAATTAATTCGTGATTTGGAGGAAAGAGGTCTGCTTGACAGGACCTTAGTGGTACTAGCCAGTGAATTTAGTCGGGATATGCTGATGGAAGGAAGGCCCGGGAAGAAAGTCCTGGATCAGGTCCCCGTTCCGGATCGGGTCGAAGCACTCAAACATTATGGCATGCATAGACACTTTACAGATGGATGCTCTATGCTGCTCTTTGGTGGAGGTAGTCGGAAAGGATACGTACATGGAGAAACCGCTGATGAACGTCCTTTCAAAGCGATCACTGAACCCGTCTATATTGATCAAATTCACCAAAGCATATATCACTGTCTGGGAATTTCTCCGGAAACCCATTACACCATTGAAAAACGTCCCTTTTATACAACCCCTGATGGAGAAGGAAAGATCATCCCTGAATTATTAATGAAGGATCCTAAACTAGGCTGA
- a CDS encoding DUF1553 domain-containing protein encodes MEVVADSWFLSFLGRLHPMLVHFPVGILITAFVLELWKLGKKENQDYSKLIYLGAISCLFAAAFGQLLYWGGEYAGELLENHQEKALIASGFAILTALIYSRRKKLPGWLPISALGISCLFIGISGHLGASITHGEDYLSLAREDTGEETTKASWAQFANYTDTDTLSEKQLDKLNLEVRAIFAHRCYQCHSTAKKKGELALDDRDGIFLGGESGKVIVAGNAEASELYRRINLSKQDKEAMPPKGKRLSTAEIGLLKLWIDQGAHWANESLKIFPEAKMALSRPELPRADHVEQPIDKFLEQYFQTNNLEWPELINDRRFVRRVYLDILGLLPEKTTVEAFVNDKTPDKRSRLIDKLLGEDQAYALHWLSFWNDLLRNDYSGTGFITGGRTRITDWLYQALLEEMPYDQMVAEVLNPNENSQGFLRGIKWRGVVNSSQSVEMQAAQNVSQTFLGLNLKCASCHDSFVNNVSLDQAYAFANIFADTVLEIHRCDKPTGRFSQPAFIYPELGEVDAELLKDRLEQLANVVVQPQNGRLYRTLVNRYWDKLFGRGIISPVDEMDNQAWNQELLDWLASDFIEQGYSFKKLLARIMKSRTYQLKGVAYASPNYVKSEQFVFQGPLPRRLSAEQFADAISQQFQALYYGAAFIPGNPEFPARWIWFRDKEVDRSTLPKPGVRYFRKRFSLKNPSAIQDAELLITADHSFELYLNEKQIGKGNDWRKVNRIPLQSNDLKPTNILAVEAKNEGSLPNPAGVLLAIKFSYENGAEEFLYSDRDWKSRDSLPEKNWKSYAFSDEEWEKVVARPSSHYWGKLLDFSFEERLLEGKFLRASLVQQDPFLKTLGRPSRENVATDREEETTMLQALMLSNDNFLHQGIQEAAENLHRKLKQRDEIIDYIFYAALGRRPAEGELESIHKIISANPESSEIEDLIWSVILLPEFQYL; translated from the coding sequence ATGGAAGTTGTTGCCGATTCCTGGTTCCTCAGTTTTTTAGGGAGATTACATCCTATGTTGGTTCATTTTCCTGTGGGAATCCTGATAACGGCTTTTGTGCTTGAGTTGTGGAAATTAGGCAAGAAAGAAAATCAGGATTATAGCAAACTGATCTATTTGGGTGCGATCTCTTGTTTGTTTGCAGCTGCTTTTGGTCAATTGTTGTATTGGGGAGGAGAATATGCGGGAGAACTCCTGGAAAACCATCAAGAAAAAGCCCTTATCGCTAGTGGGTTTGCTATACTGACTGCTCTTATCTATTCACGGAGGAAAAAATTGCCCGGCTGGCTCCCCATCAGTGCATTGGGAATCAGTTGTTTGTTTATCGGGATTTCCGGACATCTGGGAGCCAGTATTACGCATGGAGAGGATTATCTTAGTCTAGCTAGGGAAGATACTGGAGAAGAGACCACAAAGGCCAGTTGGGCGCAGTTTGCAAATTATACGGATACAGATACGCTAAGTGAGAAACAGCTGGACAAACTGAACCTGGAAGTACGGGCCATTTTTGCACACCGCTGTTATCAATGTCACAGTACAGCCAAGAAAAAAGGAGAATTGGCACTGGATGATCGAGATGGGATTTTTCTTGGAGGAGAAAGTGGAAAAGTAATTGTAGCGGGAAATGCCGAAGCCAGCGAATTGTATCGAAGAATAAATCTCAGTAAACAGGATAAAGAAGCTATGCCTCCTAAAGGCAAAAGACTTTCAACTGCAGAAATCGGCCTGCTAAAACTTTGGATTGATCAGGGCGCTCATTGGGCAAACGAAAGCCTGAAGATTTTCCCGGAAGCGAAAATGGCGTTAAGCAGACCTGAATTGCCCCGCGCTGATCATGTTGAGCAGCCGATTGATAAATTCCTGGAACAATACTTTCAGACGAATAATCTCGAGTGGCCGGAATTGATCAATGACCGGAGATTTGTGCGTAGGGTCTACCTGGATATTTTGGGTTTGTTACCTGAAAAAACTACTGTCGAAGCCTTTGTCAATGATAAAACTCCAGACAAAAGATCTCGACTGATAGATAAATTATTAGGAGAAGATCAGGCCTATGCGCTGCACTGGTTGAGTTTTTGGAACGACCTGTTGAGGAATGATTATTCGGGTACCGGATTTATTACAGGAGGAAGGACAAGGATTACAGATTGGTTGTATCAGGCCCTTCTGGAGGAAATGCCCTATGATCAAATGGTAGCAGAAGTTCTCAATCCTAATGAAAATTCTCAGGGATTCCTGAGAGGAATTAAATGGAGAGGGGTTGTCAATTCCAGCCAAAGTGTAGAAATGCAAGCTGCCCAAAATGTCTCTCAAACCTTTTTGGGACTTAATCTAAAATGTGCCTCCTGTCATGATAGTTTTGTGAATAATGTAAGCCTAGATCAGGCCTATGCTTTCGCCAATATCTTTGCGGATACAGTTTTAGAAATCCACCGCTGTGATAAGCCCACAGGTCGCTTTTCCCAGCCGGCTTTTATCTATCCGGAATTAGGTGAGGTAGATGCTGAATTGCTTAAAGATCGTTTGGAACAATTGGCCAATGTAGTCGTCCAGCCCCAAAATGGTAGATTATACAGAACCCTTGTCAATCGCTATTGGGACAAGCTTTTTGGAAGAGGAATCATTAGTCCGGTAGATGAAATGGATAATCAGGCCTGGAATCAGGAATTATTGGATTGGCTGGCTTCGGACTTTATTGAGCAGGGATATAGTTTTAAAAAGCTGTTGGCCAGAATCATGAAATCCAGGACCTATCAACTGAAAGGAGTTGCCTATGCTTCACCCAATTATGTGAAATCCGAACAGTTTGTTTTTCAGGGACCCCTGCCACGACGACTCTCTGCAGAACAATTTGCAGATGCAATTAGTCAGCAATTTCAAGCTTTATATTATGGGGCAGCCTTTATACCTGGTAATCCTGAGTTTCCTGCCAGATGGATTTGGTTTAGAGATAAAGAAGTCGATCGCAGTACCTTGCCCAAGCCGGGAGTCCGTTATTTTCGAAAGAGATTTAGCCTGAAAAATCCCTCGGCAATCCAGGATGCGGAACTTTTGATTACGGCCGATCATTCCTTTGAATTGTACCTCAATGAAAAGCAAATAGGGAAGGGGAATGATTGGCGAAAAGTCAATCGCATTCCCTTACAAAGCAATGATCTGAAGCCGACTAATATCCTTGCCGTAGAAGCGAAAAATGAAGGAAGTCTCCCCAATCCGGCCGGCGTATTATTAGCAATTAAGTTTAGCTATGAAAATGGTGCAGAAGAATTTCTCTATTCAGATAGAGATTGGAAGAGCCGGGATAGCTTGCCTGAGAAAAATTGGAAATCATATGCATTCTCTGATGAGGAATGGGAAAAAGTAGTCGCTCGTCCGTCCAGCCATTATTGGGGGAAATTGCTGGATTTTAGTTTTGAAGAAAGATTACTGGAGGGGAAATTTCTGCGAGCCTCTTTAGTCCAGCAAGACCCTTTTCTCAAGACACTTGGAAGACCCAGTAGAGAAAATGTAGCTACAGATAGAGAGGAAGAAACGACCATGTTGCAGGCCCTGATGCTCAGCAACGATAATTTCCTTCATCAGGGGATTCAAGAGGCAGCGGAGAACTTACACAGAAAACTGAAGCAAAGAGACGAAATCATAGATTATATATTTTATGCAGCTTTAGGAAGGAGGCCGGCTGAAGGTGAACTGGAAAGTATTCACAAGATCATCAGTGCGAATCCTGAATCTTCAGAAATCGAGGACCTGATCTGGTCAGTTATTCTTTTACCCGAATTTCAATACCTCTAA